Below is a genomic region from Spirochaetota bacterium.
GTACCGCGGCAGGGACATCGTTTCCATGGATGACGGGGAGATCAGGAAGATCCGGGGAAAGGAGATCGCCATGATCTTCCAGGAACCGATGACCTCCCTCAATCCCGTGTTCACCATCGGGTACCAGATACAGGAGAGCATTTCCCTCCACCTCGGCATGGGCGACCGCGAGGCGCGGGAATACGCGGCGGAGCTCCTGAACAGCGTCGGGATCCCCGACCCATCGTCCCGGCTTGATTCCTATCCCCACGAATTTTCAGGCGGCATGCGCCAGCGGGCGATGATCGCCATGGCGCTCTCCGCGTCTCCGTCCATACTGATAGCCGACGAGCCCACCACGGCGCTGGACGTCACCATCCAGGCGCAGATACTCGACCTTCTCCTCAGGCTCCAGGACGAGCGCAAGATGTCGCTCCTCCTCATCACCCATGACCTGGGCATCGTGGCCAATATCGCCGACGAGATCGCCATCATGTACGCGGGGGAGATCGTTGAATTCGGCAGGACCCGGGACATATTTAAGAAGCCGGGCCATCCCTACACCAGGGGACTTTTCAGCGCCATACCGCGCATCGGAGAAAACCGGAAACGCCTTGCGACCATTCCGGGCATGGTTCCATCCATGACCTCCCTTCCGACGGGATGCGTGTTCTATCCCCGCTGTGACATGAGTATCGGCCGGTGCGGACTCGCTCCGATCGTGCTGCCGGAAACGCGGGGCAGGGCAGTGCGCTGTATCAGGTACAAGGCCCGTTAAAGGTTTAACACCGGTGCGTGATTGACCGGTTGAGGGGGGGATTGAGCAGGGAACCAGTCTCGGACCCTTACTGGAGCTCTCCAAGGCGCGCAGCGAACATTTCCTCGTTTATTGTCCTGTTCTCCTTCATCCTGAGGTAAATCTCCTCGGCTATTACCGATGCTATCATGTCCTTCGCCGTCGCATCGTCACGGCCGTTCGCCAGGAGGCGCTCGTAGGTTGCCCTGACCGCCGGCGGGTCATTGTCCCGTATCTGAACTTCGATCGACTGCATTATAATTTTATGCAGATCCAAACCATCTTCGAAAGCCATCGGCATTTCCTCCATAACTTCAAGACAGGCATGGGCCGAATCGGCCGCCGCCCGGATATGTATAGCATTAATGTACAGCGGTGGTTAAATATTACAAGAAAAATTCTGTCCCGGACCAATAATGAAAATTCCTCACCACGCGTGAATAGGCTTGACGGATTAATTGAATCATGGGTATTATTTATCTAATTGGGTGTGGGTGACATATTCATGAACAAAAAAATATACAATGTTCTTATTCTCGATCCTGGATCGAACAAGAAAAATATCCTCCAGGAAATTCTCGCCAAGGCCGGGTTCAACATCCTGGTCTCCGTGAGTGAAGTCGACGCGACGGCGGCCCTCGAGACCTTTAAGCCCGATATCATACTCTGCCGGTTCAGCGGGAAAATGATGAAGGATGACCGGCTCCTCTGCGCGTTCCATGATATCGCGACGGACAAGAAGATTCCCTTCGTTATTGTGTCGACCGGCGTTGACGTGGATTCCTATATCAAGGTCCTGGAGCGCGGGGTGACCCATTCCATAACTCCTCCCTTCAGCATGGAATTCCTCGTGTCGCGAATTAACGAAATACTCAACGGGGAAATGACCGCTCCCGACGGGGACCCGGTGGCGATCGATTTCAGGTACCGCGGCGCCGATCATTCCCTGAGCCTCAATCCGTCGCAGCTTTCCCAGTTCATAATATCGATGCTGAGCAATTCCGTGAACCACTCCCTGGCGCTGAACGCCGTCATTCAAAAGAAGAACCTTCTCCAGCAGAGGCTCTCCCGGCCGGAGCTGTTTGACGGGATCAAGACCAAGAGCGAGGCCGAGCTCCACATGGAGATGGAATTGAACAGGGGCCTGGAGAGGGGAGAGTTCAACCTGTACTACCAGCCGATACTCTCCATCACGGATGAGCGGATCGCGGGCTTTGAGGCCCTCATACGGTGGGACCACCCCGAGCACGGGTTCGTGTGTCCCGATGATTTCATCCCGATCGCCGAGCGGCTTCCGTTCATCATGCCCCTGGGATTCTGGATCATCAGGGAGGTGGTGGACCAGATCAAAAGATGGCGGGAAAAGATCGTCATCGACCATCCTATTCACGTCGGCATCAACCTTTCGGCGAACCAGTTTGTCAATCCCGGCCTGAGCGATGGCATCGCGGAGATCATGAAAGGCAACGATGCCGACCCGTCCTTCATCGCCTTCGAGATAACCGAAAGCGCTTTCATGACCGACATGGAGACCGCCAACCTGCAGCTCCTGAAGCTCAAGTCGAACCATCACAGCATCTACATGGACGACTTCGGGA
It encodes:
- a CDS encoding ABC transporter ATP-binding protein encodes the protein MEPLLEVRDLNVRFRLSGGDILAVRDVSFSLNKGRTLGFVGESGCGKSVTAYSILGLVPPPGVIDSGSIRYRGRDIVSMDDGEIRKIRGKEIAMIFQEPMTSLNPVFTIGYQIQESISLHLGMGDREAREYAAELLNSVGIPDPSSRLDSYPHEFSGGMRQRAMIAMALSASPSILIADEPTTALDVTIQAQILDLLLRLQDERKMSLLLITHDLGIVANIADEIAIMYAGEIVEFGRTRDIFKKPGHPYTRGLFSAIPRIGENRKRLATIPGMVPSMTSLPTGCVFYPRCDMSIGRCGLAPIVLPETRGRAVRCIRYKAR
- a CDS encoding DUF1841 family protein; its protein translation is MAFEDGLDLHKIIMQSIEVQIRDNDPPAVRATYERLLANGRDDATAKDMIASVIAEEIYLRMKENRTINEEMFAARLGELQ
- a CDS encoding EAL domain-containing response regulator — protein: MNKKIYNVLILDPGSNKKNILQEILAKAGFNILVSVSEVDATAALETFKPDIILCRFSGKMMKDDRLLCAFHDIATDKKIPFVIVSTGVDVDSYIKVLERGVTHSITPPFSMEFLVSRINEILNGEMTAPDGDPVAIDFRYRGADHSLSLNPSQLSQFIISMLSNSVNHSLALNAVIQKKNLLQQRLSRPELFDGIKTKSEAELHMEMELNRGLERGEFNLYYQPILSITDERIAGFEALIRWDHPEHGFVCPDDFIPIAERLPFIMPLGFWIIREVVDQIKRWREKIVIDHPIHVGINLSANQFVNPGLSDGIAEIMKGNDADPSFIAFEITESAFMTDMETANLQLLKLKSNHHSIYMDDFGTGYSSLSYLQHFPVDTLKIDQSFVRWMHIDEQSLSIVRSVIGLAHNLGMRVVAEGVEEREHLVKLKNLDCDYGQGYLFAMPLDQDDAGEYLGNFFRKKRKS